The Desulfovibrio subterraneus genome has a segment encoding these proteins:
- a CDS encoding MerR family transcriptional regulator produces the protein MKSKAKYSIGDVSHICNISKKALRYYDNIGIITSQRQDYNNYRYYTYQSLLAVPVIKYYKQMGFKLEEMRDFIEGKSPSNVYKAIKNSFTSKISELEQQQEEIRRKYESVKDWYDLVSEAEMVIENDIREVSIKYVEASDYMYQDQTFENDIEGSIINIDWTNYVESCQNEITGPVILNFSSLKLRMQDKPQGIRILQKTLMPAPEEARTKLGGCLMASCYHIGPHETIHETYAKMCRWAAKCGYILGEETYERYVTDYWTTRNSSQFVTEILIRAARQGATS, from the coding sequence ATGAAGAGTAAGGCCAAGTACTCTATCGGGGATGTCAGCCATATCTGCAACATTTCCAAAAAGGCACTGCGTTACTACGATAACATCGGAATAATCACTTCCCAGCGGCAGGATTATAACAACTACCGCTACTACACCTACCAGTCTCTGCTGGCAGTGCCTGTTATCAAATATTACAAGCAGATGGGCTTCAAGCTCGAAGAGATGCGCGACTTCATCGAAGGCAAGTCGCCCTCCAATGTTTATAAAGCCATCAAGAATTCCTTCACGTCCAAGATCAGTGAGCTGGAACAGCAGCAGGAAGAAATCCGCAGAAAGTATGAATCCGTGAAGGACTGGTACGATCTTGTTTCCGAAGCGGAGATGGTCATTGAAAACGACATACGCGAAGTTTCCATCAAGTATGTCGAAGCCAGCGACTACATGTATCAGGATCAGACGTTTGAGAACGACATTGAAGGCTCCATCATCAACATTGACTGGACCAACTACGTAGAGAGCTGCCAGAACGAGATCACCGGTCCCGTAATACTGAATTTTTCATCGCTCAAGCTCAGAATGCAGGATAAGCCGCAGGGCATACGCATTCTGCAGAAAACGCTTATGCCTGCGCCGGAAGAAGCCAGAACAAAGCTTGGGGGGTGCCTGATGGCCTCGTGCTACCACATCGGCCCGCACGAAACCATTCACGAAACCTATGCCAAGATGTGCCGCTGGGCTGCCAAATGCGGCTATATTCTCGGCGAAGAGACGTACGAACGTTACGTGACCGACTACTGGACGACCCGAAACTCCAGCCAGTTCGTAACGGAGATACTTATTCGGGCCGCCCGTCAGGGGGCCACGAGCTGA
- a CDS encoding BMC domain-containing protein yields the protein MGEFKRYYGEEALGLIETLGMVPAINGADKMLKAANVELISYENVGSTLVTVMVKGDVAAVQAAVDAGKVAASEIGKLTAYNVMPRPIRPVGEIVSVHGIEDESLESNGARPRAMGLIETFGIVYVLEAADAMLKTADVELIGYENVASGYISVMVQGDVAACKSAVEAGVKAVEAMGANVYSSLVIPTPHPDVARITKRYRLENLLP from the coding sequence ATGGGTGAATTCAAAAGATATTACGGCGAAGAGGCGCTTGGGCTCATTGAGACCCTCGGAATGGTTCCGGCGATCAACGGCGCGGACAAGATGCTCAAGGCCGCCAACGTTGAACTCATTTCTTATGAAAACGTGGGCTCCACGCTGGTCACCGTCATGGTGAAGGGCGATGTTGCCGCAGTTCAGGCTGCAGTGGACGCAGGCAAGGTGGCCGCTTCCGAAATCGGCAAGCTCACCGCATACAATGTCATGCCCCGCCCCATCCGTCCCGTGGGCGAAATCGTATCCGTTCACGGTATCGAAGACGAATCCCTGGAATCCAACGGTGCACGTCCCCGCGCCATGGGCCTGATCGAAACCTTCGGCATCGTATATGTGCTTGAAGCTGCGGACGCAATGCTCAAGACCGCAGACGTTGAACTCATCGGCTACGAAAACGTTGCCTCCGGGTACATCTCCGTCATGGTTCAGGGCGACGTTGCCGCATGCAAGTCTGCCGTTGAAGCCGGTGTGAAGGCTGTAGAGGCCATGGGTGCCAACGTATACAGCTCACTCGTCATCCCCACCCCCCATCCTGACGTGGCACGCATCACCAAGCGCTACAGACTGGAAAACCTGCTTCCCTAA